The DNA segment GACTGCGAATTATCCTCTGCAAGTCCAGCACATTTAGCCGAGCTAGACCATCATCGTCGATATAACCACCGTCTCCACGAACACTCTGATCACCGCCAGCACAGAAGGCATGCACTCCATCGGCAGCCGGACCGGCTCCGGTAAACAAAACCACACCGATGGTACGATCATCGCGGATGCGGGTGAAAGCATCACAGAGTTCGTGTACCGTTTGGGGGAGAAAAGCGTTTCGCTTGGCCGGCCGATTAATGGTAATCCGAGCGATACCCTCCTGGGAGATATCTACAAGGATATCTCGATAGCTGCCCCAGGGCTGCCACTGCGTCAGGGATGATCCAGGCAAAACCTGTCGCGATTCGTCCATGATCACCTGCTTACCGACCCTTCATTTTGGGCGGCCAGACGCAACCTAAGGCGCAGTTCAGCATCGGCACGGCGATCAGTGCAAACCCGTAACAAAACTGGACGTTTTTGGGCCAAGCCCCAGGAAAGAGCCTCGGGCAAATCATCGAGTACAGCGACCGATCGCCCTGGGACGCCATGGGCAGCTGCGAGAACAATTGGGTTCACCGACTGCGGCATGGCAAATAGATCATCAAAACGCTGGGGTGAGCACTGCTCAATCGATAATTGTTGAAAAATACCACCACCATCGTTATCGATTAGCATCACTATCAGGGCCGGACCACTTGGTCGTCCATGCAGCCAACCATTACTGTCATGAAGCAAAGCCAAATCGCCGGTAATCAGGACCAGCGGGCCACTTTCCAAAGCAAGTCCCATAGCCAGTGATAAGGTGCCGTCGATACCAGACGCGCCCCGGAAGCTGAAGCAACGACGATCACTGCCGGCTTGGCCGCTCCAGGTGAGCCAGTCCCGCACCGGAGAACTGGCAGCGAGCATCACCGGCAGACCAGCAGGCAGTAGTTGAGGCAACTGATAGGCCAGGGCAGGTTCGCTGATGGGTCCCTTGGAGGGGAGCTGATCAGCTAGCCATGACCCTAATTTTTGCTCTTGTAAGAACCACGGAGACACTGGTTTAGCAGCGAGTGCCGATTGTTGTGACCACCAAGCTGCCATTCCACCGCTCCACTGTTCGGCTAAGCCAAGGGGATCCAGAGAGCGCGGCTCCCCTTCTGTAATTAGCACTTGAGGACCTAAACCGCACTGTAGCCATGCCTCTAAACGTCGGCTCGCGGCCAACGGCCCAAGCCGCAGCACCTGTAACGGCTTGATACTGGTCAACTTATCTAGCTGCAACTCCCAATGGTGCAGACGTCCCGGTAGATCAACCGGCAAAGCAGCTAAGGGATCTGCCAGGAGGGGCCAGCCGCTGCAGGCTAACCAATCGCTAACTGCCTGCTGAAAAGCAGGTAGATTTGGGGTCAAACCGCGCCATGGCCCGGCGATGACAACCCCTGGGCGCAAATGATCTAGAACCGGAGCATGAGATGTGGGTAGAAGCGGGCTGTTGAGTTGGAGTAGATCATCACCCTGCTTCAATACGATATCCAACAAACTCTGATGCTCCAAATTTGGAGTGTGGATTGGCTCCTCTATGGGTAAGTTGATGTGCACTGGCCCCGGAGCTGTGTAATCGGTTCCATGGCTATGACGCCAAGCCAAATCGACACAGACCTCTAAGTCGTTTGGCGACATGACATGAAAACCTTGACCTGAACCGCTACCGCACCAACGACAAGCAGGCCGTAGAAATTGCTCTTGATTCACGGTTTGATTGGCGCCGCACTCTTTAAGGCGAACCGGACGATCGGCGGTGATTAAAAGAAGCGGCTGGCATGAAAGATCGGCTTCAACGACTGCCGGCAGCAAGTTAGCCACCGCTGTGCCTGAGGTGGTTACAACTGCCACACCCAACCCACTAGCTGTCCCCATTCCCAGTGCTAAAAAGGCAGCCGAACGCTCATCAACGACGGTTGTAAGTTGGAGATGCCCTACGGATGCCAATAAGCCAGCTGCCGTTGCTAGTGGTCCGGAACGGCTGCCGGGACATAGCACCAGCCGTCGCAGCCCACGAAGTTGCAGTCTATGCAACAGAGTTAAAGCAGCCTGCAGATTGGCGCGCGCAATAGACAGGAGATCAGGTCAGGCTAGTGCAA comes from the Synechococcus sp. M16CYN genome and includes:
- the menD gene encoding 2-succinyl-5-enolpyruvyl-6-hydroxy-3-cyclohexene-1-carboxylic-acid synthase, with amino-acid sequence MQAALTLLHRLQLRGLRRLVLCPGSRSGPLATAAGLLASVGHLQLTTVVDERSAAFLALGMGTASGLGVAVVTTSGTAVANLLPAVVEADLSCQPLLLITADRPVRLKECGANQTVNQEQFLRPACRWCGSGSGQGFHVMSPNDLEVCVDLAWRHSHGTDYTAPGPVHINLPIEEPIHTPNLEHQSLLDIVLKQGDDLLQLNSPLLPTSHAPVLDHLRPGVVIAGPWRGLTPNLPAFQQAVSDWLACSGWPLLADPLAALPVDLPGRLHHWELQLDKLTSIKPLQVLRLGPLAASRRLEAWLQCGLGPQVLITEGEPRSLDPLGLAEQWSGGMAAWWSQQSALAAKPVSPWFLQEQKLGSWLADQLPSKGPISEPALAYQLPQLLPAGLPVMLAASSPVRDWLTWSGQAGSDRRCFSFRGASGIDGTLSLAMGLALESGPLVLITGDLALLHDSNGWLHGRPSGPALIVMLIDNDGGGIFQQLSIEQCSPQRFDDLFAMPQSVNPIVLAAAHGVPGRSVAVLDDLPEALSWGLAQKRPVLLRVCTDRRADAELRLRLRLAAQNEGSVSR